Proteins encoded by one window of Paenibacillus sp. DCT19:
- a CDS encoding transglutaminase domain-containing protein — MWEHSPNRHSQSSESAGGGLSYFNLDNRTKETEAEPVKYRLFICTLLLLMSLEWIYPVTSSGQQGSERFLLVMAGLTAALLVVGLFRTGWIAGTVVRLCIAFVALCLMYGGQDPLGWGITYPGTLRSDLDAFMQSGRFYSISTETRGFFMMFGWSMLITSVQSLVLLRLSVMLFGGATLVYLMLLESLAGLDVYASIVRSVLWIMLIQALLQLLRLSGGVTTPRYALNPYGRWSIVTVLAVMGMVSFSGLPGHFNSISQPERISLDEIGERLAHWAGYNAGDSIPAAASVTGYSTADAPMGAPLTQGDTVFFVAKSPEPTYWRGETRSYYNGSTWSDPAQSFETASPSGLLRTDGWENQNYWTRIRQTVTMQREWKGPNPLFTGGIPLNVSFQDSESVNEKTMLSLLSNRDSATLWLSGSGRRVSVKRYAADVMIPTAKPEHLRLLERKQRSIDPAEIRRTYLQLPDSLPGRVRSLADEIVKGSETRYDAVHAVQTYLANHAEYTLDTRMPPRGTDFVDDFLFVTRQGYCNHFSTAMVVLLRAEGIPARWVKGFGTGELDPKVPGQYTITQGDAHSWVEVYFPGAGWMPFEATPGFVIPQAKASADAEATLLQDAGAQPRLDPWSGTSAWLLARAQAFVAAPWLTATALAVAAALCAAVAFGVRRLRPALPLRLLLAWPRSSFPDRERLLRAAAPVWPALARQYGPRPPGMTLREYAASPAVVAGTDSADIARFAADWERLLYGPERPLRADSLDFLRRALRLARRLPRR; from the coding sequence ATGTGGGAGCATAGTCCGAACCGACACTCACAATCCAGTGAATCTGCTGGAGGAGGCTTGTCATACTTTAATCTGGACAACAGAACTAAAGAGACAGAAGCAGAGCCTGTTAAGTATAGGTTATTCATCTGTACACTGCTGCTGCTAATGTCTCTGGAATGGATCTACCCCGTGACCTCTTCCGGGCAGCAGGGAAGTGAGCGTTTTTTATTGGTTATGGCCGGATTAACTGCCGCACTGCTTGTGGTGGGATTATTTCGCACCGGTTGGATTGCAGGCACGGTGGTTCGATTATGTATTGCTTTTGTTGCGCTATGTCTGATGTACGGTGGACAAGATCCACTTGGATGGGGAATCACGTACCCTGGGACGCTAAGATCAGATTTGGATGCCTTTATGCAAAGTGGGCGTTTTTATAGCATAAGTACAGAAACACGAGGGTTCTTCATGATGTTTGGCTGGAGCATGCTGATCACCTCGGTGCAATCTCTAGTTTTGCTGCGTCTGAGTGTCATGTTATTTGGTGGGGCCACGCTGGTATATTTGATGCTACTTGAATCTCTAGCTGGACTGGATGTCTACGCGTCCATCGTACGATCGGTACTTTGGATCATGCTGATTCAGGCTCTCTTGCAGCTACTCCGTTTATCTGGTGGCGTTACCACACCGCGCTATGCACTGAATCCTTATGGACGCTGGAGTATCGTGACTGTACTTGCCGTCATGGGGATGGTTTCTTTCTCTGGATTGCCAGGTCACTTTAATTCAATCTCTCAACCTGAGCGTATATCTCTTGATGAGATTGGTGAACGACTGGCACACTGGGCAGGCTATAACGCAGGAGATAGTATTCCTGCGGCAGCATCAGTAACAGGATATAGCACTGCCGATGCCCCTATGGGTGCGCCTTTGACCCAAGGGGATACAGTCTTTTTCGTGGCGAAAAGTCCAGAACCGACGTATTGGCGCGGGGAGACTCGCTCATATTATAACGGCAGCACGTGGAGTGATCCTGCGCAAAGTTTCGAAACGGCCAGTCCTTCCGGGTTACTGCGTACAGATGGATGGGAGAATCAGAACTATTGGACTCGCATTCGGCAAACTGTTACGATGCAGCGGGAGTGGAAGGGGCCGAATCCACTCTTTACGGGCGGAATACCGCTCAATGTATCGTTTCAGGATAGTGAAAGCGTCAATGAGAAAACCATGCTCTCGCTTCTGTCGAACAGGGATTCAGCGACGCTGTGGCTGTCAGGTTCAGGCCGCCGTGTATCCGTTAAACGTTATGCAGCAGATGTTATGATTCCTACAGCCAAGCCAGAGCATTTACGTCTTCTGGAAAGGAAGCAACGGAGTATAGATCCTGCCGAAATTCGTAGAACTTACCTACAGCTTCCGGACTCACTGCCAGGGCGTGTGCGCTCTTTGGCAGATGAGATTGTGAAAGGGAGCGAGACACGATACGATGCGGTGCATGCAGTCCAGACGTATTTGGCTAATCATGCTGAATACACACTGGATACACGTATGCCTCCGCGTGGAACGGATTTTGTGGATGATTTCCTGTTTGTCACGAGGCAGGGGTACTGCAATCATTTCTCAACAGCGATGGTTGTCCTTCTACGTGCAGAAGGTATTCCGGCACGTTGGGTCAAAGGATTTGGCACAGGGGAGCTGGACCCTAAAGTTCCGGGGCAGTACACGATTACTCAAGGTGATGCTCACTCTTGGGTAGAAGTGTATTTTCCAGGCGCAGGCTGGATGCCGTTTGAGGCAACGCCTGGCTTTGTTATACCGCAGGCGAAGGCGAGTGCTGACGCCGAAGCTACGCTGCTTCAGGATGCAGGGGCGCAGCCGCGACTGGATCCGTGGTCTGGTACGAGCGCTTGGCTGCTGGCTCGCGCCCAGGCCTTTGTCGCGGCGCCTTGGCTCACCGCGACGGCACTTGCGGTAGCGGCGGCATTGTGCGCCGCTGTAGCCTTTGGCGTGCGGCGGCTTCGCCCCGCGCTGCCACTGAGGCTGCTGCTGGCATGGCCGCGCAGCAGCTTTCCAGACCGGGAGCGGCTGCTACGCGCCGCCGCTCCGGTCTGGCCCGCGCTTGCGCGGCAGTACGGCCCGCGGCCGCCGGGCATGACGCTGCGGGAATACGCAGCGTCACCCGCCGTGGTCGCAGGCACGGACAGCGCGGACATCGCGCGGTTTGCAGCCGACTGGGAACGGCTGCTGTACGGTCCAGAGCGTCCGCTGCGCGCGGACAGTCTGGACTTCCTGCGCCGGGCGCTTCGGCTAGCCCGGCGGTTGCCAAGGCGCTAG
- a CDS encoding spore germination protein yields the protein MSIDAQSHETSQQIHPNLSQNIEYCKEMMGHSNDLMIRPFQCLHKWPAVLLYIDGLVDVQILNQAILESLLQRRELPDFSVDDEHLIYLQNDVLAASEVLLIEDMNDALNAMIAGFAILLIEGSVRGLKIGAAGWEDRSVSEPISQTVVRGPMEGFNENLRTNTAMIRRKIRDSRLWIEEREIGQITKTRIAVLYIKGTVNNDVVEELRTRLDQIDIDGILEGGYIEEFVQDETRTIFPTVYNSERPDSVAAALLEGRVAIIVDGTPFVLLVPALFVHFFQSPEDYYQRADISTLIRMIRYLAFFIALLAPSFYIAITTFHQEMLPTNLLISLAAQREGVPFPAFIEAILMELTYEILREAGIRIPKTVGQAVSIVGTLVIGQAAVDAGVVSAAMVIIVSITAISSYVIPENGLSISVRILRFVLMMLAAAFGFYGILIALLITVTHLCSLRSFGVSYMSPFAPFIQSDLKDTLFRVPWPDMRTRPQSTKSPNVNRQPPKKKKQQR from the coding sequence ATGAGCATCGATGCGCAGAGTCATGAGACATCACAGCAGATCCATCCGAATCTGAGTCAAAACATAGAGTACTGCAAAGAAATGATGGGACACAGTAATGACTTGATGATCCGCCCTTTTCAATGCTTGCACAAATGGCCTGCCGTTCTGCTATATATTGATGGGCTCGTTGATGTACAAATATTAAATCAGGCTATTCTTGAATCATTGCTACAGCGACGGGAACTCCCTGATTTCTCAGTAGATGATGAACATCTGATATACCTGCAAAACGATGTTCTTGCCGCTAGTGAAGTATTGCTTATTGAGGATATGAATGATGCATTAAATGCCATGATTGCAGGCTTTGCCATTCTGTTAATTGAGGGTTCCGTGCGTGGTCTCAAGATTGGAGCTGCCGGATGGGAAGATCGCTCTGTCAGCGAGCCTATTTCTCAGACTGTTGTCCGTGGCCCCATGGAAGGATTTAATGAAAATTTACGTACAAATACAGCGATGATTCGTAGAAAAATACGGGATTCTCGCCTCTGGATTGAAGAAAGAGAAATTGGACAGATCACCAAAACAAGAATCGCTGTACTCTACATCAAGGGTACGGTCAACAATGATGTCGTTGAAGAGCTCAGAACACGTCTGGATCAGATCGATATCGATGGCATCCTGGAGGGCGGATATATAGAGGAGTTTGTTCAGGATGAGACACGCACCATCTTCCCGACGGTCTATAACAGCGAACGCCCCGATTCTGTAGCTGCTGCACTGCTTGAAGGTCGAGTTGCCATTATTGTGGACGGTACCCCTTTTGTATTGCTTGTTCCGGCCTTGTTTGTACATTTCTTTCAATCCCCCGAGGATTATTATCAACGGGCAGATATTAGTACACTGATTCGTATGATTCGGTACCTGGCATTTTTTATTGCTCTACTAGCTCCATCCTTTTACATTGCCATCACAACCTTTCACCAAGAGATGTTACCGACCAATCTGCTGATCAGCCTCGCTGCACAACGTGAAGGTGTACCCTTCCCAGCGTTCATTGAGGCAATACTCATGGAGTTAACCTACGAAATCTTGCGAGAAGCGGGTATCCGAATTCCCAAAACGGTCGGTCAGGCTGTCTCCATCGTAGGTACACTTGTTATCGGTCAAGCAGCGGTTGATGCTGGGGTCGTCTCAGCAGCAATGGTCATTATCGTTTCCATTACCGCGATTTCAAGTTATGTCATTCCAGAGAACGGTCTATCGATCTCTGTCCGGATCTTACGCTTTGTGCTGATGATGCTGGCGGCTGCCTTTGGTTTCTACGGCATCTTGATTGCACTGCTTATTACTGTCACTCATCTGTGTTCGCTTCGTTCATTCGGTGTATCGTACATGTCACCTTTTGCTCCCTTCATTCAGAGTGACTTAAAAGATACGTTGTTCCGGGTACCGTGGCCTGATATGAGAACTCGTCCACAATCTACAAAATCACCGAACGTCAACAGACAGCCCCCTAAAAAAAAGAAGCAACAACGATAG
- a CDS encoding polysaccharide deacetylase family protein → MTQIMESRISVEVDMPVNGTQKHTCRLPQWITFLVRVAITISLFTTCAGITNISYASGSNVPTPSENNNQKKTVYLSFDDGPGVHTREVLDILSKEEIPATFFVLGEQAQRNPELIRAIVEDGHAVGNHTFNHNYKQLYSDFKEFWKQIKQTEEVIYGITGLRPNLVRAPGGSYGHFDQSYFDLLQQGDIP, encoded by the coding sequence ATGACGCAGATCATGGAATCGAGAATCAGTGTAGAAGTAGATATGCCCGTGAATGGTACCCAAAAACATACATGTAGGCTTCCCCAATGGATTACGTTCCTAGTCCGGGTGGCAATAACGATAAGCCTGTTTACGACATGCGCGGGGATAACCAACATTTCTTATGCTTCAGGTTCTAATGTACCCACTCCCAGCGAGAATAATAATCAGAAGAAGACGGTCTATCTAAGTTTCGATGATGGCCCTGGAGTACATACTCGGGAAGTGCTAGATATTTTGAGTAAAGAGGAGATCCCCGCTACGTTCTTCGTACTTGGTGAGCAGGCGCAGCGAAATCCGGAACTTATTCGAGCAATTGTAGAAGACGGACATGCAGTGGGAAATCATACTTTTAATCATAATTACAAGCAATTATATAGTGATTTTAAAGAGTTCTGGAAACAGATTAAACAGACGGAAGAAGTGATATATGGAATCACCGGGTTACGTCCTAATCTGGTTAGAGCACCGGGTGGGAGCTACGGTCACTTTGATCAAAGCTATTTCGACCTGTTGCAGCAAGGGGATATACCGTAA
- a CDS encoding Ger(x)C family spore germination protein, with translation MKTSLRLISCFLVVLPLLTGCWDRQELNQLGIMLGLGIDKDGDKIKVSAQVVVPAEISSKSGGGRGTPVTQYQATADSMLEAIQKLTETSPRRIFMAHVRILVFGEEYAREEGIYDVMEGLMREPTVRPDYYVMVARKTQASKVLDLLTPLDNIPAEKLFNSLDVSAKIWAPTTTVTGDELIDTMLSPGIQPVITGVEIIGDPSKSGEKSNIENIIVPARLNTTGLSVFKKDKLIGWLTEEESKGFNYVKGNVKTTVGHVECPKSEGTVTMKTLRTSTDRKVKFMRGEPVINLKVKNVSSIGSVECKFQIGSMTAIHELEKLSEERLIELMKNSVNSVRRKFHVDIFGFGQEIYQTNPKYFEKVRENWDQHFSDLEVNYEANSQIRRVGTLDNSFQNELKE, from the coding sequence ATGAAGACATCCTTACGCCTTATATCCTGCTTTCTCGTAGTGCTCCCTCTCCTAACCGGATGTTGGGATCGTCAGGAGCTTAACCAACTTGGTATTATGCTGGGTCTAGGTATCGACAAGGACGGCGACAAAATAAAGGTTAGTGCTCAAGTTGTTGTGCCTGCCGAAATCTCTTCCAAATCTGGTGGAGGAAGAGGTACGCCGGTTACACAGTACCAAGCCACGGCAGACTCTATGCTGGAAGCCATTCAAAAGTTGACCGAAACAAGTCCGCGTCGAATCTTCATGGCACATGTCCGAATTCTTGTGTTCGGGGAAGAGTATGCAAGGGAAGAAGGGATTTATGACGTTATGGAGGGACTCATGCGTGAGCCTACCGTTCGTCCTGACTATTACGTTATGGTGGCAAGGAAGACCCAAGCTTCGAAGGTTCTCGATTTGCTCACGCCACTCGATAACATTCCTGCGGAAAAGTTATTTAATTCGCTTGATGTCTCCGCCAAGATCTGGGCACCTACCACCACGGTAACCGGAGACGAACTAATTGATACAATGCTATCCCCAGGCATACAACCCGTGATTACTGGAGTGGAGATTATAGGGGATCCTAGCAAAAGCGGGGAAAAGAGTAATATCGAGAACATCATCGTGCCTGCACGCCTCAATACAACTGGACTATCTGTCTTTAAAAAGGACAAACTGATTGGTTGGTTAACCGAGGAAGAGTCCAAAGGATTCAATTATGTAAAGGGCAATGTCAAAACGACTGTTGGTCATGTAGAGTGTCCAAAGTCGGAGGGCACGGTAACGATGAAGACACTTCGAACCTCAACCGATCGCAAAGTAAAATTTATGCGTGGAGAACCGGTCATTAATCTTAAAGTCAAAAACGTCTCTTCCATTGGCTCGGTCGAATGCAAATTTCAGATTGGTTCCATGACAGCCATCCATGAATTAGAGAAACTATCCGAAGAGCGGCTCATTGAGTTAATGAAAAATTCAGTCAATTCCGTGCGGCGCAAATTCCACGTTGATATCTTTGGATTCGGCCAAGAGATATATCAGACTAACCCTAAATATTTTGAAAAGGTACGAGAGAACTGGGATCAACATTTCTCAGACCTTGAGGTTAACTATGAAGCAAATTCACAAATCAGACGTGTGGGTACGTTGGATAACTCATTCCAAAATGAGCTAAAGGAGTGA
- a CDS encoding DUF58 domain-containing protein — protein MSTFAGRLINAALILAFGSLFIWHGGKSALFLFVITLLIGVSGVVIHACGPRNIDIRRHLQSKRMLSGETIHVRVELEFRSRIPLLWVVLCENTPAGVHRKCFFPGMQRQFTYQYQLSGLRRGIYEWDNGRLYWGDIFGWNTLSAETSGGTSLIVVPSVTVTEHAESLITTSTVAGEGQLSEQRSLQGSRGHEFRDYQHGDPMKRIHWKSTAKTGRLQTFIPETMESPSLQIWVYEDQAGYAQPWDDSSNHPAFERVISMAARWIHQADLDGIPYQLWSSDREGLVREQTYRFGEMPSADDLERSLDRLAQARIIQTSQAVSGLMDRTMLEHMPTGSRVIVLSGRMDAALYQWVLDAMSLGVQVEVQLTETTGTGLTSHRKLDIGMNSTSGKTDNAGISKKWGFSIRSTSNLRIQTDSQSPILQAQSAVWLEQLQQCGVQICNVAEHKIPPVGKVVVTDVGA, from the coding sequence ATGAGCACATTTGCCGGGCGTCTAATCAATGCAGCCCTTATCTTGGCTTTTGGCTCCCTCTTCATATGGCATGGAGGCAAATCGGCACTGTTTCTCTTCGTCATCACACTTCTGATCGGAGTTAGTGGAGTAGTTATCCATGCCTGTGGTCCACGTAACATTGATATTCGTAGACATCTGCAATCCAAGCGTATGTTATCTGGGGAAACCATTCATGTGCGAGTCGAGCTGGAATTCAGAAGCCGCATTCCGCTGTTATGGGTTGTTCTGTGCGAGAATACACCTGCTGGTGTGCATCGCAAATGTTTTTTTCCAGGGATGCAGCGGCAATTCACCTATCAATATCAGTTGTCTGGGTTGAGAAGGGGTATCTATGAATGGGATAACGGTAGATTATATTGGGGAGATATTTTCGGTTGGAATACGTTATCTGCGGAGACGAGTGGAGGAACCTCGCTGATCGTTGTGCCTTCTGTCACGGTCACTGAACATGCAGAGAGCCTTATCACGACATCTACAGTTGCAGGAGAGGGACAGCTGTCCGAGCAGAGAAGTCTGCAGGGAAGCCGGGGTCATGAGTTCCGCGATTATCAGCATGGTGATCCAATGAAACGAATCCACTGGAAAAGTACAGCCAAAACCGGGAGACTTCAGACGTTTATCCCTGAAACGATGGAATCACCATCGCTTCAAATTTGGGTATATGAAGACCAGGCAGGTTATGCGCAGCCCTGGGATGATTCAAGCAATCATCCGGCTTTTGAACGGGTTATCAGTATGGCAGCAAGGTGGATTCATCAAGCTGATCTGGATGGTATTCCGTATCAACTGTGGTCAAGCGACAGAGAAGGTCTTGTTCGTGAACAGACGTATAGATTCGGTGAGATGCCATCTGCTGATGATTTGGAGCGCTCTCTGGATCGGTTAGCGCAGGCACGGATTATCCAGACTTCGCAAGCTGTTTCCGGCTTGATGGATCGGACGATGCTAGAACATATGCCGACTGGATCGCGTGTTATTGTGCTCAGTGGACGAATGGATGCGGCTCTATATCAATGGGTGCTAGATGCTATGAGTCTAGGAGTCCAGGTAGAGGTGCAATTAACGGAGACAACAGGTACAGGTCTAACTTCCCATCGGAAACTTGATATAGGAATGAATTCGACTTCGGGTAAGACTGATAATGCAGGCATCAGTAAGAAATGGGGATTTTCAATTCGGAGTACCTCGAACCTGCGTATTCAAACTGATTCCCAATCGCCTATACTTCAAGCCCAGTCCGCAGTGTGGCTAGAGCAGCTTCAGCAGTGTGGGGTACAAATCTGCAACGTGGCAGAGCATAAAATACCTCCTGTAGGAAAGGTGGTGGTTACGGATGTGGGAGCATAG
- a CDS encoding stalk domain-containing protein has product MDWNVDSGDSKRKGVPASEILRNATKVPAGTSSVIVLMHDGGAHAETVKALPEIIRYYKEQNYQFDTIKASDEPVQFRVKSDGAYASRKAPGKAWIAEHVESNSELWLAGMELKVEIGMAAATLRSGEFRVEEQQIMVPLRIFMKKFGSNARWDAETRTASVVWKDRTIYANSISGELTSGRLGQAGDNVKGKVRSQGGTTWVPLRDLLEEMGLSVQSMKSNKVEWTVKANIPVAAVGRGNLTIYV; this is encoded by the coding sequence ATGGATTGGAATGTGGACAGTGGAGATTCCAAACGTAAAGGTGTGCCTGCAAGCGAAATTTTACGTAATGCCACCAAGGTGCCTGCTGGAACCAGCTCGGTTATTGTATTGATGCATGATGGAGGAGCACACGCCGAAACGGTAAAAGCTTTGCCGGAAATTATCCGGTATTACAAAGAGCAAAACTATCAATTCGATACGATTAAAGCTTCCGATGAACCTGTCCAATTTCGCGTTAAGTCGGATGGGGCATATGCTTCTCGTAAAGCACCTGGCAAAGCATGGATTGCTGAGCATGTAGAGTCCAATTCAGAGTTGTGGCTGGCAGGTATGGAACTAAAGGTTGAAATAGGGATGGCGGCAGCAACTTTGCGATCAGGAGAATTTCGTGTAGAAGAGCAGCAGATCATGGTGCCATTGCGAATCTTCATGAAGAAGTTCGGCAGTAATGCACGTTGGGATGCAGAGACAAGAACGGCTTCGGTGGTCTGGAAAGATCGAACCATCTACGCTAACAGCATCAGTGGGGAGTTAACTTCAGGACGATTAGGGCAAGCGGGAGATAACGTGAAGGGGAAGGTTCGAAGCCAGGGCGGTACAACTTGGGTTCCACTTCGAGATCTGTTAGAAGAGATGGGACTGAGCGTACAATCGATGAAGTCCAATAAAGTAGAGTGGACGGTGAAGGCGAACATCCCTGTGGCTGCTGTGGGAAGGGGAAATCTTACAATCTACGTCTAA
- a CDS encoding MoxR family ATPase, producing MTYMRIEHVHAVELLNRVIKRVETAIIGKNQEIQYVLTAMLGGGHTLLEDVPGTGKTMLVRAMASALDCSMGRIQFTSDVMPADVMGTSIYHPPTGEFTFRPGPVMSNFVLADEINRASPRTQSALLEAMEERRVTVDGTTYTLPRPFFLLATQNPLQFEGTYRLPEAQLDRFMIKIGLGYPEPEQEVELLTRMQNRESSLASPPVMLAEEVVAMQREVRLVHVDAVIKQYLVSVAVATRSHPSVRLGVSPRGTLAWMVATQAFAYLRGRSYVIPDDVKEMAIPVLSHRIQLKSQNRTEGSWSQEQVIHEALSSVPIPVQLSAQGRGRRQ from the coding sequence ATGACATATATGCGAATAGAACATGTGCATGCGGTGGAGTTATTAAATAGAGTAATCAAACGAGTCGAGACTGCCATTATTGGTAAGAACCAAGAGATTCAATATGTGCTTACGGCAATGCTCGGTGGTGGCCATACACTTCTGGAGGATGTACCAGGCACAGGCAAAACGATGTTAGTTCGTGCTATGGCTTCTGCGCTTGACTGTTCCATGGGACGCATTCAATTTACTTCGGATGTTATGCCGGCAGACGTAATGGGTACCTCGATATATCATCCACCTACAGGGGAGTTCACGTTCCGCCCTGGTCCGGTGATGTCTAATTTCGTGTTGGCCGATGAGATCAATCGGGCTTCGCCCCGAACCCAGTCGGCTCTACTAGAAGCGATGGAAGAGCGCCGAGTTACGGTTGATGGTACAACGTATACGTTACCGCGTCCTTTCTTTTTGCTAGCGACTCAGAATCCGTTGCAGTTTGAGGGCACATACCGTTTACCCGAAGCACAGCTTGATCGTTTCATGATTAAGATTGGACTCGGATACCCTGAGCCTGAACAAGAAGTAGAGCTGTTAACGCGGATGCAAAATAGAGAATCCAGCTTGGCAAGTCCACCGGTCATGCTTGCAGAAGAAGTGGTAGCGATGCAACGTGAGGTTCGGCTGGTACATGTTGATGCGGTCATTAAGCAATACTTGGTCTCTGTCGCTGTAGCGACACGTAGCCATCCATCCGTGAGACTTGGAGTTAGTCCTCGGGGCACACTTGCCTGGATGGTTGCCACACAGGCCTTTGCCTATCTTCGAGGACGCAGTTATGTGATTCCGGATGATGTCAAAGAGATGGCAATTCCTGTACTTTCCCATCGCATTCAGCTTAAATCCCAGAATAGAACAGAGGGTTCATGGTCACAGGAGCAGGTGATTCATGAGGCGCTGTCTTCCGTTCCGATTCCGGTTCAGTTGTCTGCACAGGGAAGGGGACGGAGGCAATGA
- a CDS encoding DedA family protein → MELLEKIQHLFGSYGYSVLFFGLLLEFIALPFPGETTMAYAGYLSYKGQLDFGILLILAFLGTTIGMTITYFIGAKAGLPFITRYGKWFLLKQDKLDKTQKWFGKYGNGLIFIGYFIPGVRHFTGYFAGIAAIPFRKFALYAYSGALFWVVLFLGIGKLFGPQWNVVFQLAHQYSAYLLAGVGLLLLVAVVYRYRTVWSHRNMKKSAPVPQRQKQNAD, encoded by the coding sequence TTGGAATTGCTTGAGAAGATCCAACATTTATTTGGATCCTACGGATACAGTGTATTATTTTTTGGACTGTTGCTTGAGTTCATTGCCCTCCCCTTCCCAGGAGAAACAACGATGGCCTATGCAGGTTATTTATCATACAAAGGACAGCTCGACTTCGGAATCCTTCTTATCCTTGCGTTTCTAGGAACAACGATCGGCATGACCATCACGTATTTTATTGGAGCTAAGGCAGGGCTGCCGTTTATAACCCGCTATGGGAAATGGTTTTTACTGAAGCAGGACAAGCTGGATAAAACGCAAAAATGGTTTGGCAAATACGGTAACGGCTTGATCTTCATTGGCTATTTCATTCCAGGTGTACGACACTTTACAGGTTATTTTGCAGGCATTGCTGCCATTCCCTTTCGTAAATTCGCTCTCTATGCATACTCGGGTGCGTTATTCTGGGTCGTCTTATTTTTAGGCATCGGCAAATTATTTGGCCCTCAGTGGAACGTCGTATTTCAGCTCGCGCATCAGTACTCCGCGTACCTCCTAGCTGGTGTTGGACTTCTATTATTAGTCGCTGTGGTCTACCGTTACCGCACGGTCTGGAGTCACCGCAACATGAAGAAAAGCGCCCCTGTTCCCCAACGGCAAAAACAAAATGCAGACTGA